From Apilactobacillus bombintestini:
TAAAATAAATAGTGGAATCATGCAGATTCTAATAAGTGTCAATCTATTAGGTAAATTCATTATTTTTCCTCCAAATTCAATCAAAAAAGGGCTTATAAAGCCCTTTTATTATTTATTAAAGTTCAATGTTAATTGAGCTGTTAAAGGTGTGTTCTTGTCTAACTTCAATTCAGTACCGTTAACATCAATCTTAGAACCTCTAACATTACCAAGTGAAATAACTACCTTTTTAGCATTTTCAGGTAACTTGATATCTTTCTTGTTACCAGCCATTAAGGAGCCTTGGTATATTTGCTTGCCATCAACTGTTACTGATGACCATGCTCTGTCAGAAGCCTTTAAGTTAACTGTGTTGGCTTTTTTTGCACCCTTAACATTGTATTCAGTAGCACTAACTTCTTTAATTGTTGTTTTGGCTTTCTTGCTCTTTTGTTTTGCTGGTTTCTTATTCTTCTTTACAGAACTAGAAGTTTCTGAAGAACCAGTAACTGAAACTGAGCTGCTACTGATGCTAGTTTGTGATGAATTATTTGTATGTACGACTACACCCCAAACTACGCAAACTACAATAATTATTCCAATTACAATTCCAGCAGTTGGAATTAATTTACGCAATGAATCACGCTTTTGTTCACGATTGCTGTCAGCAATACGTCTACTAAAGTTATCCCCTGAAACAGTTTCTTCATATTCAGGACTTTGGGTATCTGGCAAATCTTCATCATGTTCGTTCAACAATTCTGTACCGTCAACTCCAACTGTATCAGCGAATTGTTTAATAAAAGCACGAACGTAAAAATCACCAGGAAGTTCATCGAAGTTTTCTTGTTCAATGGCTTCAAGATAATGCTTTTGAATTTTGGTAGTCTTTTGAATGTCATCTAAGGATAATCCTTTAGCAACACGTGCATCATGTAGTGACTTACCAATTTCTACTTGTTTTCCTTTATTATTTTCCATAAAAATTACTCCACTTATCATTATTTTTACGTTTCAAGTATATCATAATTCTCATTATAAACTAAATTTATCTCTAATTATTTTTAGGTAAAATCATATTAACTACTGTGTTGTCAACATTTATGAATTTTTTACCGAAATCAATTAAATCATTTAATGTTAATGACTGTATAATCTCAATTTCATCATATAAATTAGCATAATTATGATCAGAACTTCCAATATTATTAGCAATGGTTTCTATCGAATTCATCATTGAAATATGTTGTCCAATTTCTTCTTTTTGCATTAATTCGAATTCTTTTTGTGAATGACTTAATAGTTCTTCGAAATCTGACAAAATATTTTTAATGTTTTTCACAAGTAAATCTGCTTTATCAGTTTCACCTGCGATGATAGCAAAGTTAAATTGATCTTCACAATCAAAATCAAACCCAAATGAATCATCAATAATTCCTTGATCATAAAGTTTTTCATAAATTGGAGAACCTTCTGTAAATAATAGTTCCAGTAACAAGGATATAGCTAATTCATATCTTAAATTGCCATTATATTTTGAACCACCTTTAATTCCAATTGCTACCTTAGGTCTAATCACGTCCATATGATTTATAACACTTGGATTAATTTGATTAGATGAAATTGTATATGGTTCAACTGGTTTACGGTCCTCAAAAGTTTTCTTATCTTGATTGTCTTTTGTCCATTGATAAATTTCTTCTGGTTTTACATTTCCCACAACTGTAAGTTGCATATTACTTGGTTGATAGAAATGATTATATGAGTCATATAAATCTTGAACTGTAATTTTATCGATAGAATCAGCTGTACCTGCAATATCTACATTTAATGGTGTGTCAGGAAACATGTTCTGAATGGTTTTAAAATACAACACCGCACCTGGATCATCATCGTACATGCTGATTTCTTGTCCTATAATCCCCTTTTCTTTTTCCACCTTTTTGGCATCAAAATAAGGATCTTGCACGAAATCTAGTAATACATTTAAATTCTCTTTTACTTTGTCAGTAGTAGAAAATAAATAACTAGTTTTGTTAAAACTAGTAAATGCATTTGAAGAAGCACCATATTCGGAGAATAAATCCATGGCATCATAATCTTTTTTATCAAACATCTTGTGTTCTAAAAAATGTGCTATACCTGCTGGATAAGTCTTATCTCCAATATTTCGATTAATGGATCCATACTTAGTAGATAATGTGGCAAAAGTTTTATGAAAATCTTTCTTCGGAATTACTGCTATCGAAAGACCATTATCTAATTCATCAGTATAAATACATTCATTAAACTTTTCATACTTAGTAACTTTCATTTTACATCCGCCCATCTAAAAAGAATACTGAATTTAGTTGAACTTTTTTGGCAACGTTAGCAATATCATTTATAGAAACTGCTTTAACTCGTTCTACCCATTGTTGATAATCAGAATTTCTGCCTAATAAGCTGTTTACAAATGATTGTTCCATGCTTTGTCTTGGACTATCTAAGACAGCCATT
This genomic window contains:
- a CDS encoding helix-turn-helix domain-containing protein yields the protein MENNKGKQVEIGKSLHDARVAKGLSLDDIQKTTKIQKHYLEAIEQENFDELPGDFYVRAFIKQFADTVGVDGTELLNEHDEDLPDTQSPEYEETVSGDNFSRRIADSNREQKRDSLRKLIPTAGIVIGIIIVVCVVWGVVVHTNNSSQTSISSSSVSVTGSSETSSSVKKNKKPAKQKSKKAKTTIKEVSATEYNVKGAKKANTVNLKASDRAWSSVTVDGKQIYQGSLMAGNKKDIKLPENAKKVVISLGNVRGSKIDVNGTELKLDKNTPLTAQLTLNFNK
- the yfmH gene encoding EF-P 5-aminopentanol modification-associated protein YfmH, whose product is MKVTKYEKFNECIYTDELDNGLSIAVIPKKDFHKTFATLSTKYGSINRNIGDKTYPAGIAHFLEHKMFDKKDYDAMDLFSEYGASSNAFTSFNKTSYLFSTTDKVKENLNVLLDFVQDPYFDAKKVEKEKGIIGQEISMYDDDPGAVLYFKTIQNMFPDTPLNVDIAGTADSIDKITVQDLYDSYNHFYQPSNMQLTVVGNVKPEEIYQWTKDNQDKKTFEDRKPVEPYTISSNQINPSVINHMDVIRPKVAIGIKGGSKYNGNLRYELAISLLLELLFTEGSPIYEKLYDQGIIDDSFGFDFDCEDQFNFAIIAGETDKADLLVKNIKNILSDFEELLSHSQKEFELMQKEEIGQHISMMNSIETIANNIGSSDHNYANLYDEIEIIQSLTLNDLIDFGKKFINVDNTVVNMILPKNN